The DNA sequence ggagAGCAAATGTATTTAAAggaaattctttcaaaatatttcaaagtttttagaataaatttttaatcaGTTACTACTTACCATTGATTTAAATTGTAGGTAATACTTTTAAGAATTAGTATTAGTTATGGCTACCTTACAgacattctttgtatttttaagcaAACTGAATACTCTTCATCAAAAtctaaaatacaaatacacaGAAGCATTTGATGAAAATAATCATGACCATTAACTGACATGTGAATACTTACCTGTGTAGGATAGGAAACAAAAAGTGTTAAAATTCACAAGAAATTTACCATTATCCGTAtgctaataaattttaaaaatgcaaaaatttatCATCGGCAGTTATAAAAAGTTTGGGTCattaatgaatttttaagatatttagcACTTTCGTGGTAATTCTACATTGATCATTCTTTTAGAGATTTAGTCACAGAAAGTACAGGAACCCAGAAAATACAACATTTACTTgcagaaaatacatttaaagaataaattatgataaaattaTGATACAATTCTTTTGACCGAGCATTTGAACTTTCACTATGTATGAATACCTAACATATGCAGGTACTTTGGAAAGATGGTGCCAAATGCTGTTCGGTTTTTATATAATCATCTTAAGAGTCTCATCTACAAAATCTAGggatattttcataatttcaatTTTGGGGATGTAATACCAAGAATTAAGACAACTTGCTCTTAATCAAAATGaagaatcttatttaaaaaaatttccaggaAACACATGACAAAATAAGGTGTTATAAGCAGAAAAAGTTTCATAAAATGGTTTATCTTAATgaacaaaagaaagtaaaaagaagtcATTTATTAATAAACCAATTTAAGACTCTAGAAAAATTATGGTCTTTTAGCACTTTTTAAAGACTTCATCCCTTTCAAAGTAAGTCAGTGTGAAGGAAATGTCATGTCTTCCCACCTCCCCAAAGTTCACCCTGACCCATCATATCATGCTGCCTTTGTTTAATATATGGAAGCCCAGCTGGATGCCAGGTAGTCTGCATACTTAGTAAAGGTACGGGCTACTGTAGCAATAAAACTTACTTGCTCTTTCTCCCGCTCCGTGAATCTGCTGCGGATGAGCTGGCGTTCTGTGTCAATGTAGTCATGAGCGCTGAAGATGATGAATAGCCAGCTGCTTCCCTGGGCATGGAAAACTCTTTTCCCAGCTGGAAGTCATTATTCTTAAATGCTTCATAACTGGCTTTTAAACTTGATGTTCTTCGTCCCTCTTTCATCTTAGAAAGACATTCATTGGTAGtattaataaatataagtatgtatattttctttttcaagtctTACTAGTTACAGCATTATTTTGGCTTATccaatattattttgtttaaaccaTTATTTTCATCATTGTAATTTAAGCTATTTTATGTAAAGATTTAAGATCAGTTTTTACCTAGTTATGAAGTAACTACAGGATGGGTATCTTAAGGAATACAGATAACCAGTACAGAAGTGAACGAACTCAAGGCAACCTACGTTCTGAGGCTATAGAGAAAGCCCTGGAACTGGTAGAAAGAATAAAGTATAGTCCTAGCAGGTGCTGTGGCTTACAGTCAAGAATATGGGCGTCATGAGCAACTACTATGAGAAGGGATCTGCATGAGGTTGTATGaatctattttttacttttcattatcAATCAGGGAATTTCTGCATATtcatttcattaaataaaatgtcagaTATCATAAAActatgatttaaaaatgaaactttacaGTGCAAGAAAACTCTTTTTGTTCCTATCTAGTTGTTTCTATTTGAGTTTGCCAAGGATCCAGACAAAATTTAACATTGTTTCCaaacctttttcctttttacctGAGCTGTAGCTTGAACTGCTTGAGCTGCTGCCATGGTAATTGCCCCTGCACCAGTTCCTGAAGACAAGGAGCCAATATTATAGGatgccagaggctgggaggaaTTCACATTGTAAGCATTGTTAGAAGAAGCTGTAGAATTATTATTTCGACAACCTGTATAGAATTAAAGAAGCAATAAAAATGGTTAGAGAGAACATAAAGTTAGAGAGCTTAAAATATATTAGTTCTCAGCACAGATATAAtcactaaatttaaaattttcgtgtcacatttttacttctttcttcctaTCGTATACTTTAACCAGGTAAAGAATCTGTATAATTAATCTTAATTGCTGTCATTTCCCTTTAGTTTaatgcaaacaaaaaaagaaaacaatcatatTTAAGATAATAAACTTACCTAGCGTATTTTCCTTAGAGGCATCTGATGTTAGGGTAGATAAAAGAGCTTCAGATTTAAACTTCTTTTCAGGTATATGATCTGTTGTCGTATGGTGAGAAGTTGGATTATATTTCctttctgaataaataaaaaattcaattttttttaaattttagagaaCTACAGACAAGGCATAATATTGTACTCCATCTGGTTATAAACTGATACAGTTATGATCTGAGTTCCTCATGGAATACAGAACATTATGTTTTCTGAGAAGACAGGACAAACAGAACTCTCTGTGTCACCTGTTTTAGTAAGAGCAGACTGCttggacatttaaaaaactttaatagGAAAGTAGTGAAGACAACCCATGATACACCATGGTTTCACATATAACATGAggagaattttgttttcaaaacattaactacaatttaaaataattttcaatcaATCTTTCTTTCATATCAAATTGCTCTGTCAAAAAAAGGCACCGATACGGTCATCTAGCCAGCTAGCATCTGACTAACCATTCATTTACTCACTAACTCACCAACCATTTGAGACTTTATTATAAGCCAACAGTAAGctaaaaaattgaaaagcaaggataaaaaagacaaagagccCACAATCAAGTAGTTCACTGTTTGGCTTAGTTCTAACACTCCCTGGAGAGAATCAGGTATATGTATGTAGTCAGTATACACTGCTACTAGTACCACATGTTCTTCCGCAATGAATTCTAGGGAAAACAGACTACCTGTTCCCAAATCAAATATGCTCTTCCCAAATGAAGAAGATAAATCTGCCAGTAAttgcaatgaaaaaaaatacatctcaCAAAATAAAAGGGGAGGATATTCGTTTCTCAATTGGTTGTGTAAAGCTAGTGAAAGAGAATACATAGATaatataatgaatttttaattgtctttaaaattttagctGTCCTAAATCAAACTTACTTTCCACTGGAGTATGTGAGTGAGCATGGTGATTGTTCACTGGCTGTGAAGGAGTATCTAATTCCAgagatcctaaaaaaaaaaaaagagaggcatAGAGATATACCACATGAGATATCGCCACAGAACTTCTTTACACATCAATCAAATACAGGCATTCTGTACCCTTAACCAGCAAAGAACTGGCAAGCTCTGATGCCTATGCCTGTATCATTTTAGCCAAACACATTAGAGGGTCACCACTGCCAATTTTACCCTGAGCCAATCTGATCCTCTTTCTAAACAATAAGTAACCTATTTTTCAATATTCACCTTAAGTACAAAATGGGTCAAAGCACGCTAATGTCTGACTTAGGGAATTCACGACATTTGGTACAACATAAGTGGATGAATGGGTATTGTAACTCCATTACTGATCTGAAAAACTCAACCTAGAGTTACTGAGCTGAAGACCTGTTAATGGGAGAGTCTAAAGTATTAGGCAATGGGACATTACTATATGAAAGAAAATCCTTTGATCATTAAAATGACATGCGATAGTAAAGACTTCCTAAAAGAAGTTAGGGATTTTGTTTGTGAAAAGTGATGCATAGAATCTCTACCGCCaagctttaaaatacttttaaagaaatttcctGGGTTTATCTTGATCCCTTGAGATGAAATTATGGCAGGGCACAGGGTGGAGCAATTTTTATAACTTGATCTAATTTACTTTCATATGTCTGCGTCCTTACAGAGGATGCTTCATTACCCTTCCTGCAGTACTGAATAGGCATGGCTTATTGCTACTCACAGCTACCATCagcatttcaaaaaaataaaataaaatattttattttgcctcaAAATACTTATTATCTTCAGATAGGATCCCCCTGGAATAAAAGTATCACAAATAAATAAGATGATCATCTAAAATGATGGATCTATTTCTGAATACAAACATGCAACTATGGGTACCAAGATGGATTCATGTGTGGTTGCTGCCCTAGTTGACATCTAGTGAGTATATAAACAGAGATATATGTAACCTAACACTCTAAAGAAACCTTTCATCTGTGTGTAGAAATAGGTACATGTTGCTGTACCGATTTCTTGCTGTTGAAATGCACCAAGAAAAGAAATGCTTGAATCCTTTAATTAAATTCTACTAGAAATCAGCCATAATACTGACTTGATTCAACTAACATTTAGTGAGTGCCTACTCTGGGCTTAGCACAGCACTATCTGATTTTATGGACGTTATCTATTTAGGCTGGAAGAGCTAAATTAGTTAAAGAATCAGAGCTCATGTCTCCATTTTGGGGAAGTCTCCTGAGTTAAACCCTGGAAGTGATAAGAGTAAATTATAGCAGGAGATCAAGTCGAGTCTTGcagagaaatattaaaatggtTTCTTGCTGATAAGAGAAAGTTTAGGAAAGACTTCTTGAGAAAAAGAGGAAGTGTTGAAGAACTCATTAAAATCTTTCTTAGTAACACAGCTGAGGGAAAGCTTTAAGGCAGtccttaagaagaaaaaataacaaccTTCTTCAACACTTAAGTGCATAAACTGGCAGGGCAAAGTCAAAACACGTAATGCCAGATGGCTGACTTGTTTCTAGATGGTTGTATTCCTTTAAATCTTTGTTCCTACCACTCATCTTACTAGCATATATCCATGTTAAAAAATGGAATGACTTAATATGTTATTTTCATACAGAGTGAGTGGATGATATATTATCTCTCCAAGTATCCGTGACCCAAACAGTCCAACTGCTGGGGACCAAGCTATCCCACCCAGGTGCCACCGTCCACCAAGGAGCAGCACCTGAGAAGCCTCTGCGGGACGTGTGTCTCCTCAATGATGTGCACATGTACTGTCCAACATTGATGCAAAACTGTAAAGTTTACTTACGCCTCTCTAATATTTCTGTAATTCCAGCATTATCagcttccagctccattttaaaCTTAGCCAGTTCCTGATCCAGCTTTCTCAAGTGTCGATCTACCTGTTTCAAAGAAGATCAAAGATAACCACCACAATTTGGGACACTATTAAAGTGTCAGTTTAATGAGGAAAcctaaatctttatttcttttagcgCATCTGCTTTGTATCCTTGAGCAAGTCAATTAACCTACACTGCAGGTTTTTAATCTATAACATGAGGGTGCTAGGCTAAGTATCTCCGAAGTTTCCTTgaataaattttaagttttaagaaaCCAGAATCGCAATTTGTTAGAAAATGTTTGGAAGAAGTAGGATATGAAAAGTAAAGCAAAGATGGGCGGTGGGTGGTACAGGAGGGTTGGTAACAGTTCTTAGTATGCCCTGCAATTACTTTTAGCCTAATCTCCTACTTATAACAAGGCCATCCACACTGCCAGACCATAATAACTGTCACAGTAAGGAATGAAAGATCCTCAGTCTACAAACAAAGAGGCTCCTATATTCTATACATACATTTCTCTAAGGCAGGAAAGTGGACCATTATACttgtaaacatttatgtaaaGAGTTGAAACAAAAGGGTTTTTAGCCAGAAAATGCCATTCCACAAAGAGCTTGGTCAAAAGGGTtttattgtgggcttccctggtggcgcagtggttgggagtccgcctgccgatgcaggtgacgcgggttcgtgccccggtctgggaggattccacgtgccacagagcggctgggcccgtgagccatggctgctgggcctgcgcgtccagagcctgtgctccacggtgggagaggccacggcagtaagaggcccgtgtaccgcaaaaaaaaaaaaaaaaaagagttttattgTAATACTGTTGCCCTTGGTTAAGGTGGCAAAATTGTATTTTCTCATTCACCTAGAGATCTTTGGACTGATTTCAGAAAATTTTATGACACTTCAAACTAGCAACAagtcaatgtatttttaaagcttaatattaaattttttcaataCTTATTCAAATTTACTACTTTGAAGTGAAACCAAAAAACACCAAGTCTTGAAAAATATTCATGTCACATTATTGTCaacatctttctttttcaaactctaGTTTCCCTCTTAATCACTGTTATATTTAAGAGTAACTTTCTCACAAATGTCAAAATGCTATGATACACCAGAgggcaaaaaatttaaataagactTTCGATTAAATAATGTGTATCTAAATGAGGGAGTGGGGAAGAAGAGTAGCAAAAGACAATTTGTGGGTGTTAGATGCCACTAATGTGTTTGGTGCATTGGAAGGTTTATGTTTTCTAGTCCTTGCTCTAATCTTTTGAGATGGGTTATTACTGTCTCGATTTCATAAgtgaagaaactaaagctcagaagGGTTAAGCAACATGCCCAAATTCAATAACTAGTGCATTATAAAAATGAGACTTAACTCTGATCTATCTGTAATAGATTGTGTTTCACTGTTTATACCTAACATTGCTCTGAACTTCCGCATGCAGAAGCCAATTTTTTAACTCAAAGTAATAGaattcaaattgaaaaaaaataagaatattgtcttattatttgtattttgtatattaacagtAATCACTGGGATGCTGGTTTAT is a window from the Orcinus orca chromosome 9, mOrcOrc1.1, whole genome shotgun sequence genome containing:
- the ING3 gene encoding inhibitor of growth protein 3 isoform X1, with the protein product MLYLEDYLEMIEQLPMDLRDRFTEMREMDLQVQNAMDQLEQRVSEFFMNAKKNKPEWREEQMASIKKDYYKALEDADEKVQLANQIYDLVDRHLRKLDQELAKFKMELEADNAGITEILERRSLELDTPSQPVNNHHAHSHTPVEKRKYNPTSHHTTTDHIPEKKFKSEALLSTLTSDASKENTLGCRNNNSTASSNNAYNVNSSQPLASYNIGSLSSGTGAGAITMAAAQAVQATAQMKEGRRTSSLKASYEAFKNNDFQLGKEFSMPREAAGYSSSSALMTTLTQNASSSAADSRSGRKSKNNNKSSSQQSSSSSSSSSLSSCSSSSTVVQEISQQTTVVPESDSNSQVDWTYDPNEPRYCICNQVSYGEMVGCDNQDCPIEWFHYGCVGLTEAPKGKWYCPQCTAAMKRRGSRHK